A portion of the Lolium rigidum isolate FL_2022 chromosome 1, APGP_CSIRO_Lrig_0.1, whole genome shotgun sequence genome contains these proteins:
- the LOC124683848 gene encoding AT-hook motif nuclear-localized protein 29-like: MAAGSNKWWQDYPPQQLQHEQLPPVSMPPPQDAPLAAFSPETKPPPQQGQGPTGVEAGPGAGAIVPLRRPRGRPMGSKNKPKPPVIITRDSPNALHSHILEVPPGADVVACVAEYARRRGRGVCVLGASGAVADVAVRGAAGPIPGRLELLSMTGTVLPPPAPAEASGLAVLLSAGQGQVVGGCIVGPLVAAGTVTLFAATFANAVYERLPLQDDAVDADVKPDLSNATDPSVSQQVQAHLPLPMSQPMAMGAGYPDHRSPPYGWGGH; encoded by the coding sequence ATGGCCGCCGGCAGCAACAAGTGGTGGCAGGACTACCCGCCGCAGCAGCTGCAGCACGAGCAGCTGCCGCCGGTGTCCATGCCGCCGCCGCAAGATGCCCCCTTGGCGGCCTTCTCGCCCGAGACcaagccgccgccgcagcagggCCAGGGCCCGACGGGCGTGGAGGCGGGGCCGGGGGCGGGCGCCATCGTGCCGCTGCGGCGGCCGCGGGGCCGGCCGATGGGGTCCAAGAACAAGCCGAAGCCGCCGGTGATCATCACGCGCGACAGCCCCAACGCGCTGCACTCCCACATCCTCGAGGTGCCCCCGGGCGCCGACGTCGTCGCCTGCGTCGCCGAGtacgcgcgccgccgcggccgcggcgTCTGCGTGCTGGGCGCGTCGGGCGCCGTCGCCGACGTCGCCGTgcgcggcgcggccggccccatcccgGGCCGCCTCGAGCTGCTCTCCATGACCGGCACCGTGCTCCCGCCCCCGGCGCCCGCCGAGGCGTCGGGGCTCGCCGTGCTGCTCTCGGCCGGGCAGGGCCAGGTCGTGGGCGGGTGCATCGTGGGGCCGCTCGTCGCCGCCGGCACCGTCACGCTCTTCGCCGCCACCTTCGCCAACGCCGTCTACGAGCGCCTcccgctccaggacgacgccgtcGACGCCGACGTCAAGCCCGACCTCTCCAACGCCACCGACCCTTCCGTGTCCCAGCAAGTGCAGGCACATCTGCCGCTACCGATGTCTCAGCCCATGGCCATGGGCGCCGGCTACCCTGACCACCGCTCGCCTCCCTACGGATGGGGAGGACATTGA